In one window of Micromonospora cathayae DNA:
- a CDS encoding S1 family peptidase — MRIRNLVAALSAAFVGALGFAAPSTAAPSADVTPYIIGGGYVSSAPWAAAVFSNGSFTCSGSVIGADWVLTARHCVSGSMSVRIGSVYYASGGTTRTVSASYTRYDLALMRLSSPVSTSYVTLGTANPPSGSTNSIYGWGMTCYSGCSASSQMKTANVQVTGTTSDAYGGPAIQSTRINGNAWRGDSGGPQFYNGRQVGVASTANGTTIQNYSSVASSRSWITSITGI; from the coding sequence ATGCGAATCCGTAACCTGGTCGCCGCGCTCAGCGCCGCGTTCGTCGGCGCGCTCGGCTTCGCCGCGCCGTCCACCGCCGCCCCGTCCGCCGATGTCACCCCGTACATCATCGGCGGCGGCTACGTCTCCTCCGCGCCGTGGGCCGCCGCGGTGTTCAGCAACGGCTCGTTCACCTGCTCCGGCAGCGTCATCGGCGCCGACTGGGTGCTCACCGCCCGGCACTGCGTCAGCGGCTCGATGTCCGTCCGGATCGGCAGCGTCTACTACGCCTCCGGCGGCACCACCCGTACCGTCAGCGCCAGCTACACCCGCTACGACCTGGCGCTGATGCGGTTGTCCAGCCCGGTCAGCACCTCGTACGTCACCCTGGGCACCGCCAACCCGCCGTCCGGCTCCACCAACAGCATCTACGGCTGGGGCATGACCTGCTACAGCGGCTGCTCGGCGTCCAGCCAGATGAAGACCGCCAACGTGCAGGTGACCGGCACCACCAGCGACGCGTACGGCGGCCCGGCGATCCAGAGCACCCGGATCAACGGCAACGCCTGGCGGGGCGACTCGGGTGGCCCGCAGTTCTACAACGGCCGCCAGGTCGGTGTCGCCTCCACCGCCAACGGCACCACCATCCAGAACTACTCCAGCGTGGCATCCAGCCGTTCCTGGATCACCTCGATCACCGGGATCTGA
- the purS gene encoding phosphoribosylformylglycinamidine synthase subunit PurS has protein sequence MPRVVVDVMLKPEILDPQGQAVANALPRLGVSDVASVRIGRRIEIDFTGEPDLDRAREIADKLLANPVIEDFTVHLVETDDTVDANR, from the coding sequence GTGCCTCGCGTCGTCGTCGACGTCATGCTCAAGCCCGAGATCCTCGATCCGCAGGGCCAGGCCGTCGCAAACGCGCTGCCGCGGCTCGGCGTCAGTGACGTCGCCTCCGTCCGGATCGGCAGGCGGATCGAGATCGATTTCACCGGAGAGCCGGACCTGGACCGGGCCCGGGAGATCGCCGACAAGCTGCTCGCCAACCCGGTCATCGAGGACTTCACCGTCCATCTGGTCGAGACCGACGACACCGTGGACGCGAACCGGTGA
- the purQ gene encoding phosphoribosylformylglycinamidine synthase subunit PurQ — translation MTARVGVVTFPGSLDDGDAARAVRIAGGEPVRLWHGDADLHGVDAVVLPGGFSYGDYLRCGAIARFAPVMETIIDAARGGLPVLGICNGFQILCEAHLLPGALTRNQHLHFRNRDQVLRIEATGTAWTNTYQDGQEILIPVKNGEGCYVADPATLDQLEAEGRVVARYLGGNPNGSQRDIAAITNAAGNVVGIMPHPEHAVEALTGPSLDGLGFFTSVLKHLVGAPA, via the coding sequence GTGACCGCCCGCGTCGGTGTGGTCACCTTCCCCGGTTCGCTCGACGACGGGGACGCCGCCCGCGCCGTCCGGATCGCCGGCGGTGAGCCGGTCCGGCTCTGGCACGGCGACGCCGACCTGCACGGCGTCGACGCCGTGGTGCTGCCCGGCGGTTTCTCCTACGGCGACTACCTGCGCTGCGGGGCGATCGCCCGGTTCGCCCCGGTGATGGAGACGATCATCGACGCGGCCCGGGGCGGGCTGCCCGTGCTCGGCATCTGCAACGGCTTCCAGATCCTCTGCGAGGCGCACCTGCTGCCCGGCGCGCTCACCCGCAACCAGCACCTGCACTTCCGCAACCGCGACCAGGTGCTGCGGATCGAGGCCACCGGCACCGCCTGGACGAACACGTACCAGGACGGCCAGGAGATCCTGATCCCGGTCAAGAACGGCGAGGGCTGCTACGTCGCCGACCCCGCCACGCTGGACCAGCTGGAGGCCGAGGGGCGGGTCGTCGCCCGGTACCTCGGCGGCAACCCGAACGGGTCGCAGCGGGACATCGCCGCGATCACCAACGCCGCCGGCAACGTGGTCGGCATCATGCCGCACCCGGAGCACGCGGTGGAGGCGCTCACCGGCCCGTCCCTGGACGGCCTCGGCTTCTTCACCTCGGTCCTCAAGCACCTGGTGGGAGCGCCGGCGTGA
- the purL gene encoding phosphoribosylformylglycinamidine synthase subunit PurL, with protein MTTHPDPVAASADPRFDRLDTVPRAADTAGELQPYAELGLRDDEYDRIRQILDRRPTQSELAMYSIMWSEHCSYKSSKVHLRQFGEKAPPSDRLLAGIGENAGVVQVSEKLAVTFKVESHNHPSFVEPYQGAATGVGGIVRDILAMGARPVAVMDPLRFGAADHPDTARVLPGVVAGVGGYGNCLGLPNIGGEVVFDPCYQGNPLVNALCLGVLPVDRLQKKEAAGPGNVVVLMGAKTGRDGIGGVSVLASATFDEGSEQRRPSVQVGDPFIEKLLIEACLELYDAELVVGIQDLGGAGLTCALTETAAAAGTGMRVWLERVPLREPSMEPHEILASESQERMLLVVEPEKLESVLKTCEKWGVLATAIGEVTPPTGDGSPGRLLITWRDQLVVDVPPGSLVDDGPVYARPMREPADLILLQADRAETLPRPSNPDALRETLLRMIASPNLCDRTWVTEQYDRYVLGNTVLAQPEDSGVIRIDERTGLGVALSVDGNGRYARLDPYHGTRLALAEAYRNVAVTGAKPIAVTNCLNFGSPEDPGVMWQFAEAVRGLADGCQELGIPVTGGNVSFYNQTGAAAIHPTPVVGVLGVLENVTERVPMGFAPRPAGEHDLIFLLGETRTELSGSEWAWVTHGHLGGVPPKVDLAGEQALAELITEAARVGHLSSAHDLSDGGLAQSLVESCLRRGVGAQIALPDRFADGSMPFVYLFSESAGRALVSVPRGHQKAFTALAAERGVPVEAIGVTDSTGGALEVRGQFRIGLDELREAHTATLPRLFGGPDVVDVPAPAAGVAGAAEAVPLADIPPVDAEQTDPPIAGAVEAGAVEAGPTVTEPAGGPTVVEPAGGPTVTEPADGPVLVESSGDAVPSDSVPAGAADGPVPVGSADRPAEAAPTAAPVAADGAADQPETGDAEPPAGSARH; from the coding sequence ATGACCACCCACCCGGACCCGGTGGCGGCCAGCGCCGACCCCCGGTTCGACCGGCTCGACACCGTGCCCCGCGCCGCCGACACCGCCGGCGAGCTTCAGCCGTACGCGGAACTCGGCCTGCGTGACGACGAGTACGACCGGATCCGGCAGATCCTCGACCGCCGGCCCACCCAGTCCGAGCTGGCGATGTACTCGATCATGTGGAGCGAGCACTGCTCCTACAAGTCGAGCAAGGTGCACCTGCGCCAGTTCGGCGAGAAGGCCCCGCCCAGCGACCGGCTGCTCGCCGGCATCGGCGAGAACGCCGGTGTGGTGCAGGTCTCCGAGAAGCTGGCCGTCACCTTCAAGGTCGAGTCGCACAACCACCCGAGCTTCGTCGAGCCCTACCAGGGCGCGGCGACCGGCGTCGGCGGCATCGTCCGGGACATCCTCGCCATGGGCGCCCGCCCGGTCGCGGTGATGGACCCGCTGCGCTTCGGCGCGGCCGACCACCCCGACACCGCCCGGGTACTGCCCGGCGTGGTAGCCGGCGTCGGCGGCTACGGCAACTGCCTGGGCCTGCCCAACATCGGTGGCGAGGTGGTCTTCGACCCCTGCTACCAGGGCAACCCGCTGGTCAACGCGCTCTGCCTCGGCGTGCTGCCGGTCGACCGGCTCCAGAAGAAGGAGGCCGCCGGCCCCGGCAACGTCGTGGTGCTGATGGGCGCCAAGACCGGCCGGGACGGCATCGGCGGCGTGTCCGTGCTGGCCAGCGCCACCTTCGACGAGGGCAGCGAACAGCGTCGCCCGTCGGTGCAGGTCGGTGACCCGTTCATCGAGAAGCTGCTGATCGAGGCGTGCCTGGAGCTGTACGACGCCGAACTGGTCGTCGGTATCCAGGACCTCGGCGGTGCCGGGCTGACCTGCGCGCTCACCGAGACCGCCGCGGCGGCCGGCACCGGCATGCGGGTCTGGCTGGAGCGGGTGCCGCTGCGCGAGCCCTCGATGGAGCCGCACGAGATCCTCGCCAGCGAGTCCCAGGAGCGGATGCTGCTGGTCGTCGAGCCGGAGAAGCTCGAATCGGTGCTGAAGACCTGCGAGAAGTGGGGCGTGCTCGCCACCGCGATCGGCGAGGTAACCCCGCCCACCGGGGACGGCAGCCCGGGACGGCTGCTGATCACCTGGCGGGACCAGCTCGTGGTGGACGTGCCGCCCGGCTCGCTGGTCGACGACGGTCCGGTCTACGCCCGCCCGATGCGGGAGCCGGCCGACCTGATCCTGCTCCAGGCCGACCGGGCCGAGACGCTGCCCCGGCCGAGCAACCCGGACGCGCTGCGGGAGACCCTGCTGCGCATGATCGCCTCGCCGAACCTCTGCGACCGCACCTGGGTCACCGAGCAGTACGACCGGTACGTGCTGGGCAACACCGTGCTGGCCCAGCCGGAGGACTCCGGCGTGATCCGGATCGACGAGCGTACCGGGCTGGGCGTGGCCCTCTCGGTCGACGGCAACGGCCGGTACGCCCGCCTCGACCCGTACCACGGCACCCGGCTGGCGCTCGCCGAGGCGTACCGGAACGTGGCGGTGACCGGCGCGAAGCCGATCGCCGTCACCAACTGCCTGAACTTCGGCTCGCCGGAGGACCCGGGCGTGATGTGGCAGTTCGCCGAGGCCGTGCGTGGTCTCGCGGACGGCTGCCAGGAGCTGGGCATCCCGGTGACCGGCGGCAACGTCAGCTTCTACAACCAGACCGGTGCGGCGGCCATCCACCCGACCCCGGTGGTCGGTGTGCTCGGCGTACTGGAGAACGTGACCGAGCGGGTGCCGATGGGTTTCGCCCCGCGTCCGGCCGGCGAGCACGACCTGATCTTCCTGCTCGGCGAGACCCGCACCGAGCTGTCCGGCTCGGAGTGGGCCTGGGTGACCCACGGTCACCTCGGTGGCGTGCCGCCGAAGGTGGACCTGGCCGGTGAGCAGGCGCTGGCCGAGCTGATCACCGAGGCGGCCCGGGTGGGTCACCTCAGCTCCGCGCACGACCTGTCCGACGGTGGCCTGGCGCAGAGCCTGGTCGAGTCCTGCCTGCGGCGGGGCGTGGGCGCGCAGATCGCGCTACCGGACCGGTTCGCCGACGGCTCGATGCCGTTCGTGTACCTGTTCAGCGAGTCCGCCGGTCGGGCCCTGGTCTCGGTGCCGCGCGGCCACCAGAAGGCGTTCACCGCCCTGGCCGCCGAGCGCGGCGTGCCGGTGGAGGCGATCGGGGTCACCGACTCGACGGGCGGCGCGCTGGAGGTACGCGGGCAGTTCCGGATCGGGCTGGACGAGCTGCGCGAGGCGCACACCGCCACGCTGCCCCGGCTGTTCGGCGGCCCGGACGTGGTCGACGTGCCCGCCCCGGCGGCCGGGGTCGCCGGCGCGGCCGAGGCGGTGCCGCTGGCCGACATCCCGCCGGTCGACGCTGAGCAGACCGACCCGCCGATCGCCGGTGCGGTGGAGGCCGGTGCGGTGGAGGCCGGGCCGACGGTGACCGAGCCGGCCGGTGGGCCGACGGTGGTCGAGCCGGCCGGTGGGCCGACGGTGACCGAGCCCGCCGATGGGCCGGTGCTGGTCGAGTCGTCCGGCGATGCGGTGCCGTCCGATTCGGTGCCGGCCGGGGCTGCTGACGGGCCGGTGCCGGTAGGGTCTGCTGACCGGCCGGCGGAGGCCGCTCCGACGGCCGCTCCGGTGGCGGCGGACGGTGCCGCGGACCAGCCGGAGACCGGCGACGCCGAGCCGCCCGCCGGTTCCGCCCGACACTGA
- a CDS encoding 2-phosphosulfolactate phosphatase: MAASVFTQPGSGARFDWGITGAAELGRVCAALVVVDVLSFTSSVEVAVARGMRIHPFPWGEQAADYARRFGGTVAVGRRQTTPDHPWSLSPAALRNAPVVADLVLPSPNGSAICAAASSTGLPVVAACLRNATAVGGWLRQEGYGGSDAPIGVIAAGERWPDGSLRPSVEDQLGAACVLDALSGVPGGLSVEAAMALAALASTPDVPAAVRGCVSGRELVENGFAEDVEIAVQVDVSTVVPVLRQGVFVAA, from the coding sequence ATGGCCGCCTCGGTCTTCACCCAGCCCGGGTCGGGTGCCCGGTTCGACTGGGGGATCACCGGGGCGGCCGAACTCGGTCGGGTCTGTGCCGCCCTGGTGGTGGTGGACGTGCTCTCCTTCACCAGCTCGGTGGAGGTCGCGGTCGCCCGGGGCATGCGCATCCACCCGTTTCCCTGGGGTGAGCAGGCCGCCGACTACGCGCGCCGGTTCGGCGGCACCGTCGCCGTGGGCCGCCGACAGACGACCCCGGACCATCCGTGGTCGCTCTCACCGGCCGCGTTGCGGAACGCGCCGGTCGTGGCCGACCTGGTGCTACCGTCGCCGAACGGCTCGGCCATCTGCGCGGCAGCCAGCTCGACCGGCCTGCCGGTGGTCGCGGCCTGCCTGCGTAACGCCACCGCGGTCGGGGGCTGGCTGCGTCAGGAGGGGTACGGCGGCAGCGACGCACCGATCGGGGTGATCGCCGCCGGGGAACGCTGGCCGGACGGATCGCTCCGCCCGTCGGTGGAGGACCAACTCGGTGCGGCGTGCGTCCTCGACGCGCTCTCCGGTGTCCCGGGTGGACTGTCGGTGGAGGCGGCGATGGCGCTGGCGGCACTCGCCAGTACCCCGGACGTGCCGGCTGCGGTGCGGGGCTGCGTGTCCGGCCGGGAACTCGTCGAGAACGGCTTCGCCGAGGACGTGGAGATCGCGGTGCAGGTGGACGTCTCCACGGTGGTGCCGGTACTGCGGCAGGGCGTCTTCGTCGCGGCCTGA
- a CDS encoding carboxypeptidase-like regulatory domain-containing protein has translation MIPGPVAARPGKSDRKAVDVSTHRRAWKQRAGVVVALVTGALLASPATPAQAAPGVSVSPGSVTIDAGGQATVNVQISPDGDEESGSISLNGLPSGVSCSGGCGDFRFDAPPGQLTLRANDNARNGNGQVTVQVRSDSGTGNATFQLTVKATAAPTTTAPQQPQTVRSISGRVTNSTNGKAVPNATVALLDSQRHQYSTTTDEDGDWRFEGSASKPITPGQIQLGASFNDVRKTMTINAGAGQSVSGQRISLALAVEPTATPTPQATEEVPPTEEPAEEPTEETTEAAPGGAVDNAANEDSGGFGSWLLIILGGLFVAIGVGTIVLLWMKRKENADEEDPKDAAGAAGAVPAARGAYRGGADDQTRVVNRVTDPTMVGGAALADAPTMMHNRPLVDDVPPDPYGAPPLPQQGYGQSGQGGWAGSGYGDPAPTQAGGYGAGGYGAAPSSGSPYGTAPSSGSPYGTAPSSGSPYGTAPSSGSPYGTAPASGGGYGGGQHDYGSPAGGYSTPGQGGSGGYGERYDEPTGRYGGDAAQGYAPPADPYPTSTYQPADGSHGYGQEPAGGYGYGGAPGGGYDQGQQQGGGYDGYDQRGGYDQRGGGYGGGQGGYDQRGGYGGGQGGYGDSGQGGGYGGGQDQQAGGYGYDQQQGGGYGGYDQQQGGRGRDGQPPQQDRGGRRLDWLDD, from the coding sequence ATGATCCCCGGCCCGGTTGCCGCCCGGCCGGGGAAGTCAGACCGGAAGGCGGTGGACGTGTCAACACACCGACGTGCCTGGAAGCAACGGGCCGGTGTGGTCGTAGCGCTGGTTACCGGCGCCCTGCTCGCCTCCCCCGCCACACCCGCCCAGGCAGCCCCGGGCGTCAGTGTCTCCCCGGGCTCGGTCACGATCGACGCGGGTGGACAGGCCACCGTCAACGTCCAGATCAGCCCGGACGGCGACGAGGAATCCGGCAGCATCAGCCTCAACGGCCTACCCTCCGGCGTCAGTTGCTCCGGCGGCTGCGGCGACTTCCGGTTCGACGCCCCGCCGGGACAGTTGACCCTCCGGGCCAACGACAACGCCCGGAACGGGAACGGCCAGGTCACCGTACAGGTCAGGTCCGACTCCGGCACCGGCAACGCGACCTTCCAGCTCACCGTGAAGGCGACGGCCGCCCCGACCACGACGGCGCCGCAACAGCCGCAGACGGTACGCAGCATCTCCGGTCGGGTGACGAACTCCACCAACGGCAAGGCGGTACCCAACGCCACCGTCGCGCTGCTGGACTCCCAGCGGCACCAGTACTCCACCACCACGGACGAGGACGGCGACTGGCGGTTCGAAGGTTCCGCCTCGAAGCCGATCACGCCGGGTCAGATCCAGCTCGGCGCGAGCTTCAACGACGTCCGCAAGACCATGACGATCAACGCCGGTGCCGGGCAGAGCGTCTCCGGGCAGCGCATCTCGCTCGCGCTGGCCGTCGAGCCGACCGCCACTCCGACTCCGCAGGCCACCGAGGAGGTGCCGCCGACCGAGGAGCCCGCCGAGGAACCGACCGAGGAGACCACCGAGGCGGCTCCCGGGGGCGCGGTCGACAACGCCGCCAACGAGGACTCGGGCGGCTTCGGCTCCTGGCTGCTGATCATCCTCGGCGGTCTGTTCGTCGCGATCGGCGTCGGCACCATCGTGCTGCTGTGGATGAAGCGCAAGGAGAACGCCGACGAGGAGGACCCCAAGGACGCCGCCGGCGCCGCGGGCGCGGTCCCGGCCGCCCGGGGTGCGTACCGGGGTGGCGCGGACGACCAGACCCGGGTGGTGAACCGGGTCACCGACCCGACCATGGTCGGTGGGGCGGCCCTCGCCGACGCGCCGACCATGATGCACAACCGTCCACTGGTCGACGACGTCCCGCCGGACCCGTACGGCGCGCCGCCCCTGCCGCAGCAGGGGTACGGCCAGTCCGGGCAGGGCGGCTGGGCGGGCAGCGGCTACGGCGACCCCGCCCCCACCCAGGCCGGCGGCTACGGCGCCGGCGGGTACGGCGCCGCGCCGTCCTCGGGCAGCCCGTACGGCACCGCGCCGTCATCCGGCAGTCCCTACGGCACCGCGCCGTCGTCCGGTAGCCCGTACGGCACCGCGCCCTCCTCGGGCAGCCCGTACGGCACCGCGCCCGCTTCCGGCGGTGGCTACGGTGGCGGGCAGCACGACTACGGCAGCCCGGCCGGCGGTTACTCCACGCCGGGCCAGGGCGGCAGCGGCGGTTACGGCGAACGCTACGACGAGCCCACCGGCCGCTACGGTGGCGACGCCGCCCAGGGTTACGCCCCGCCCGCCGATCCGTACCCGACCTCGACCTACCAGCCGGCCGACGGAAGCCACGGCTACGGTCAGGAACCGGCCGGCGGCTACGGCTACGGCGGCGCACCCGGTGGTGGGTACGACCAGGGCCAGCAGCAGGGCGGCGGCTACGACGGCTACGACCAGCGCGGTGGGTACGACCAGCGCGGCGGCGGGTACGGCGGTGGCCAGGGCGGCTACGACCAGCGTGGCGGTTACGGCGGCGGCCAGGGCGGGTACGGCGACAGCGGCCAGGGCGGCGGGTACGGCGGCGGCCAGGACCAGCAGGCCGGCGGCTACGGCTACGACCAGCAGCAGGGTGGCGGGTACGGCGGCTACGACCAGCAGCAGGGCGGTCGGGGCCGGGACGGTCAACCCCCGCAGCAGGACCGGGGCGGTCGCCGGCTGGACTGGCTGGACGACTGA
- a CDS encoding sterol carrier family protein, with amino-acid sequence MTAALTALDEGRRPDRPVLREAVRTLLAALAERAPGRSVEVRVPPYGAIQCLPGPRHTRGTPPNVVEMAPEVWLALAAGRLEWDAAITEGRVQVSGTRADLSGHLPLELG; translated from the coding sequence GTGACAGCGGCGCTCACCGCGCTCGACGAGGGGCGAAGGCCCGACCGGCCGGTCCTCCGGGAGGCGGTCCGGACGCTGCTGGCCGCCCTTGCCGAGCGGGCCCCTGGCCGATCGGTGGAAGTACGGGTTCCACCATACGGTGCGATTCAGTGCCTTCCCGGCCCACGACACACCAGAGGTACGCCACCCAACGTGGTCGAGATGGCACCGGAGGTGTGGCTGGCGCTGGCCGCAGGGCGGCTGGAATGGGACGCGGCGATCACGGAGGGTCGCGTTCAGGTCAGTGGAACGCGGGCCGATCTTTCCGGCCATCTCCCCTTGGAGCTGGGATGA
- the purF gene encoding amidophosphoribosyltransferase, with amino-acid sequence MPRGDGRLSHDLDPQRPGPQDACGVFGVWAPGEEVANLTYFGLYALQHRGQEAAGIAVSDGSSVVVYKDLGLVAQVFDEPTLASLRGHLAIGHTRYSTTGGSTWENAQPTIRSTSAGTTIALAHNGNLVNTAELQREIAERGLGSSDGSTNDTSLVTMLLASHPDLSVEAAALEVLPTLRGAFSFVFMDESTLYAARDPHGVRPLVLGRLERGWVVASETAALDIVGASVVREVEPGELLAIDVEGLRSTRFAAPEPKGCLFEYVYIARPDATLAGRNVHATRVQIGRQLAKEHPVEADLVIPVPESGTPAAIGYAEASGITYGAGLMKNPYVGRTFIQPSQTLRQLGIRLKLNPLRENVRGKRIVVVDDSIVRGNTQRAIVRMLREAGALEVHVRISSPPVTWPCFYGIDFATRAELLANGLDNEGIRRSIGADTLGYVSLSGLIAATEQPKTRLCRACFDGEYPIGLPAGNLIGKHVLEGVGRRVTGPTPEAAARAASDGTDQVGVPPLVATPGGATAHRP; translated from the coding sequence GTGCCCCGAGGCGACGGCCGGCTGAGCCATGACCTTGACCCCCAGCGACCCGGTCCCCAGGACGCCTGTGGCGTCTTCGGCGTCTGGGCACCCGGCGAGGAGGTCGCCAATCTCACCTACTTCGGCCTGTACGCACTCCAGCACCGGGGGCAGGAGGCGGCCGGCATCGCGGTGAGCGACGGTTCCAGCGTCGTGGTCTACAAGGATCTGGGCCTGGTCGCCCAGGTCTTCGACGAGCCGACCCTGGCCAGCCTCCGCGGCCACCTGGCGATCGGTCACACCCGTTACTCCACCACCGGCGGCTCGACCTGGGAGAACGCCCAGCCGACCATCCGGTCCACCAGCGCCGGCACCACCATCGCGCTGGCCCACAACGGCAACCTGGTCAACACCGCCGAACTCCAGCGCGAGATCGCCGAGCGCGGCCTCGGGTCGTCGGACGGCTCGACCAACGACACCTCACTGGTGACGATGCTGCTGGCCAGCCACCCGGACCTCTCCGTCGAGGCCGCCGCGCTGGAGGTGCTGCCCACTCTGCGCGGCGCGTTCAGCTTCGTCTTCATGGACGAGTCGACGCTCTACGCGGCCCGTGACCCGCACGGCGTACGGCCGCTGGTGCTCGGCCGGCTGGAACGCGGCTGGGTGGTGGCGAGCGAGACCGCCGCGCTGGACATCGTCGGCGCGAGCGTGGTCCGCGAGGTCGAGCCGGGCGAACTGCTCGCCATCGACGTCGAGGGGTTGCGGTCCACCCGGTTCGCCGCGCCCGAGCCGAAGGGCTGCCTCTTCGAGTACGTCTACATCGCCCGCCCGGACGCCACCCTCGCCGGGCGGAACGTGCACGCCACCCGGGTGCAGATCGGCCGGCAGCTCGCCAAGGAGCACCCGGTCGAGGCGGACCTGGTCATCCCGGTGCCGGAGTCCGGCACCCCGGCCGCCATCGGGTACGCGGAAGCGTCCGGCATCACCTACGGCGCGGGCCTGATGAAGAACCCGTACGTCGGGCGGACCTTCATCCAGCCGTCGCAGACCCTGCGGCAGCTCGGCATCCGGCTCAAGCTCAACCCGCTGCGGGAGAACGTCCGGGGCAAACGGATCGTGGTGGTGGACGACTCGATCGTGCGGGGGAACACCCAGCGGGCGATCGTGCGGATGCTGCGCGAGGCCGGCGCGCTGGAGGTGCACGTCCGGATCTCCTCGCCGCCGGTGACCTGGCCGTGCTTCTACGGCATCGACTTCGCCACCCGGGCCGAGCTGCTCGCCAACGGGTTGGACAACGAGGGCATCCGTCGCTCGATCGGTGCCGACACCCTGGGGTACGTTTCGCTGTCCGGGCTCATCGCCGCGACCGAGCAGCCGAAGACCCGGCTCTGCCGGGCGTGTTTCGATGGTGAGTACCCGATCGGGCTGCCGGCCGGCAACCTGATCGGAAAACACGTGCTCGAAGGGGTGGGACGTCGGGTCACCGGCCCCACGCCGGAGGCCGCCGCCCGTGCCGCGTCCGACGGTACGGACCAGGTCGGCGTTCCACCACTCGTCGCCACTCCGGGCGGCGCGACCGCACACCGCCCATAG
- the purM gene encoding phosphoribosylformylglycinamidine cyclo-ligase, translating into MTHVSERSGAGSSQTGAGGDRPWTGGTGRPARKRSVSYADAGVSIEAGDRAVELLKSKVRQTRRPEVLGDLGGFAGLFRLDTKKYTNPILASSTDGVGTKLVIAQQLDIHDTIGIDLVAMVVDDLVACGAEPLFLLDYIACGEVVPDRVAEIGAGIADGCRYAGCALLGGETAEHPGVLRPDEYDVSATGVGVVEESEILSPERVEVGDVVIAMRSSGLHSNGYSLVRHVLLGAGRMRLDVVIDDFGRQRTLGEELLTPTKIYAQDCLKLIAEAEVRSIAHVTGGGIPGNLVRILPEHVDAVVNRSTWKPQPIFDLIQAKGRIEDHEMEATFNMGVGMFAIVSAEDADRALATLAGRGVDAWQAGEIIEGSGNVQMVGQHTRG; encoded by the coding sequence GTGACGCACGTGTCCGAGCGCAGCGGCGCAGGAAGCAGCCAGACCGGCGCCGGCGGAGACCGGCCCTGGACGGGCGGCACCGGCCGTCCGGCTCGCAAACGCTCGGTGTCGTACGCGGACGCCGGGGTCTCGATCGAGGCGGGCGACCGCGCGGTGGAGCTGCTCAAGTCCAAGGTGCGGCAGACCCGGCGGCCCGAGGTGCTGGGTGACCTGGGTGGCTTCGCCGGCCTGTTCCGGCTGGACACGAAGAAGTACACGAACCCGATCCTGGCCTCGTCGACCGACGGGGTGGGCACCAAGCTGGTCATCGCCCAGCAGCTCGACATCCACGACACGATCGGCATCGACCTGGTCGCGATGGTGGTGGACGACCTGGTGGCGTGCGGTGCCGAGCCGCTGTTCCTGCTGGACTACATCGCCTGCGGCGAGGTCGTCCCGGACCGGGTGGCGGAGATCGGCGCGGGTATCGCCGACGGCTGCCGGTACGCCGGTTGCGCGCTGCTCGGTGGCGAGACCGCCGAGCACCCGGGGGTGCTGCGCCCGGACGAGTACGACGTGTCGGCCACCGGCGTCGGCGTGGTGGAGGAGAGCGAGATCCTCAGCCCGGAGCGGGTCGAGGTGGGCGACGTGGTGATCGCGATGCGGTCGTCCGGTCTGCACTCCAACGGGTATTCGCTGGTCCGGCACGTGCTGCTGGGCGCGGGCCGGATGCGGCTGGACGTGGTGATCGACGACTTCGGTCGGCAGCGGACCCTGGGTGAGGAGCTGCTCACCCCCACCAAGATCTACGCGCAGGACTGTCTCAAGCTGATCGCCGAGGCCGAGGTGCGGTCCATCGCGCACGTCACCGGCGGCGGTATCCCCGGCAACCTGGTGCGGATCCTGCCGGAGCACGTGGACGCGGTGGTGAACCGGTCGACCTGGAAGCCGCAGCCGATCTTCGACCTGATCCAGGCCAAGGGTCGGATCGAGGACCACGAGATGGAGGCCACCTTCAACATGGGGGTGGGCATGTTCGCCATCGTCTCGGCCGAGGACGCCGACCGGGCGCTGGCCACCCTCGCCGGACGCGGGGTGGACGCCTGGCAGGCCGGCGAGATCATCGAGGGTTCCGGAAACGTGCAGATGGTGGGCCAGCACACCCGGGGCTGA